A genomic segment from Paenibacillus sp. FSL K6-1096 encodes:
- a CDS encoding peptidase U32 family protein produces the protein MNNTPELLATAASLEEAAALLDAGATALLIGDDRFGMRLAGHFTLEDTAAVVKLAHERGGKVYASINGLIANSMLEELPAYVKAIGEIGVDGVEFGDPAVLAAVKAEAPGMKLHWNAEMTSTNYATANYWGRKGASRVVLARELNMDEMTEMVPHLEVEAQVQVHGMTNIYHSKRKLVASYMTHQGRPSDGGSLGKERGLFLIEAERPNEKFPIYEDENGTHIMSSDDICILEDLHFLLKAGVHSLKIEGLLKPVAYNAAVVKAYRHAMDVYAADPAGYAFDEAWLEEIRALQDPERELSFGFFYKEQVY, from the coding sequence ATGAATAATACACCGGAGCTGCTGGCAACAGCAGCTTCTCTGGAGGAAGCTGCAGCGCTGCTGGATGCGGGTGCCACGGCGCTACTGATCGGCGATGACCGCTTCGGAATGCGGCTGGCCGGACACTTCACGCTGGAGGATACCGCAGCCGTGGTGAAGCTCGCCCATGAGCGGGGCGGTAAGGTATACGCCAGCATTAACGGACTGATCGCCAATTCCATGCTGGAGGAGCTTCCGGCTTATGTGAAGGCGATCGGGGAGATTGGAGTGGACGGCGTTGAGTTCGGAGACCCGGCTGTCCTTGCGGCAGTGAAGGCGGAAGCGCCGGGGATGAAGCTGCACTGGAATGCAGAGATGACCTCAACCAACTACGCTACGGCGAATTATTGGGGCCGCAAGGGGGCTTCGCGGGTCGTCCTGGCCCGTGAGCTGAATATGGATGAAATGACTGAGATGGTGCCGCATCTGGAGGTTGAAGCCCAGGTACAGGTGCATGGCATGACCAATATCTATCATTCCAAGCGCAAGCTGGTTGCCAGCTATATGACCCATCAGGGCCGTCCGAGCGACGGCGGGAGCCTGGGCAAGGAGCGCGGGCTGTTCCTGATTGAGGCCGAGCGCCCGAATGAGAAGTTCCCGATCTATGAAGATGAGAACGGCACGCATATTATGAGCTCGGATGACATTTGCATACTAGAGGACCTGCATTTCTTATTGAAGGCCGGTGTACACAGCCTGAAGATTGAGGGACTGCTGAAGCCGGTAGCCTACAATGCCGCTGTCGTTAAGGCCTACCGTCATGCCATGGACGTATACGCCGCCGATCCGGCCGGATATGCCTTCGATGAGGCTTGGCTGGAGGAGATCCGGGCCTTGCAGGACCCGGAGCGCGAGCTGTCGTTCGGCTTTTTCTACAAAGAGCAGGTCTATTAA